The Rheinheimera mangrovi genome contains the following window.
TATGCCAGCTATGCTAATAACGAGTTGGCATTATTCTGTTCAAGGTGCTTTTAATCTGTTTGCATACTGTTGCTAATTTTTAGTTTTTATCGTATTTTTCATTTTTTAAGCAGTGATTCATGATTGTAGTCAAAACTGTTCTGAAGCTTTGTGTGTATAATAATCAGGAATTAGTAAAAAATACTTAAGTAAATCCTATATTTAGTCGGTTAACCAAGCCAGACATCCAGTGGTGTTATTAAAAGCCTGCACGGGCGACATAATTTAAGTTGAAGAGGTGTACCCTATGACCAGTTTGATGAATTCAGTTGACCAACGCACCAATATTGTCGGTCAAAATCGCCTCGAACTTTTAATGTTTCGTCTGCATGGGCCTCAGCCTTATGGCATCAACGTGTTCAAAGTGCGTGAAGTGATACGTTGCCCTGAACTCAGTGAACTACCTGGAGCTAATCCTCATGTGCGCGGTATAGCGCATTTACGGGGCGTTCCGGTCACCGTCATCGACTTAAGTCAGGCGACTGGCGGCAAACCTATCTCCGATTTATCCAATGCTTTTATTCTGGTGACTGAATACAATCGTAATACTCAGGGCTTTTTAGTTGGAGGCGTTGACCGCATTGTCAACGTCAATTGGGAGCAAATTTTACCTCCGCCTCACGGGGCAGGTCGTACGCATTATTTAACTGCTGTAACTGAAGTTGATAAAAAACTGGTGCAAATTATTGATGTAGAGAAAGTATTCTCTGAAATTTCTCCAGTTGATGAAACGGTCAGTGAGTCGGTGAAAGAAAAAGCCAAAAATGCAGACTTCAAAGATTTAACCGTATTAGTGGCAGATGATTCAGCAGTAGCCCGTAATCAGGTGAAACGAGCCTTGTCTACCATAGGTATCAATGTTGAAACTGTGAATGATGGTCGTCTGGCACTGAACTGGCTGGAAGCTAAAGCGCAGGAGTTGGGTGGTGATATCTCCGGCAAAGTACCACTGATTATTTCTGATATCGAAATGCCTGAAATGGATGGATATACCCTAACGGCCGAAGTGAAAGCCAATGAACATCTGCGCCATGTGCATATCATTCTTCACTCTTCGTTAAGTGGTGTCTTTAACGAAGCCATGGTGAAAAAAGTTGGTGCCGATCAGTTTATTGCCAAGTTCCACCCTGATGAGTTGGTTTCTGCTGTTCAGCAGTGGATGAACAGCTAGTCACTACAGAACCTTTCTGCTTTACCAATTTCAGATATTTGTCTATTATAGCAGTCATTAATCACTTAATGACTGCTATATGATGCATAATTCCATTGATTTACTTCTAAAACAATGGGGCACTTTAATTCAGAGTTGCCGTGCTGAACGCGAAAGCCAAAGTCAGTTTGCCAAACGTTTAGGCGTGGGACGTTCTACTGTATCTGCACTGGAAAATGGCAGTGCCCAGGTGGCTGTGGGTACTTATCTACAGGCTATGCTGGTGCTGGGATTAGCAGGCTCTTTTGGCGACTGGCTGAGCCAGCAAGAGCAGGATCAGCAACGACAGCGTTTTCGGCATCCGGTCCAGAGGCTGGATAATGATTTCTGATCCACTTAACCCCCGTTGTTATGTGTTTGTTGAAGGCCTGCAGGCTGATGCTGTGATCTGTGCTGTATTTGAGCTCGATCTGGCTTCAGGTACAGGCTACTTTCGTTACGGTAAATCCTGGCTAGAACGCCCTGACGCCTTTCCGCTGGACCCTTTGCATTTACCTTTATCTGAGCAAGAGTTTATCTGTCGTTTGCCAAAAGCCGTGTTTGGCGTCTTGTCTGATGCAGCTCCTGATAGCTGGGGTCGTAAACTGATGTTGTCGCTGCATAGCACTAAACCTCAACATGAAGTCGATTTTTTACTGGCAGGCAGTGGTGAAGGCGTAGGTGCCTTAGCTTTTAGCTTGTCGCGGCATCAGGCGAAAAAGAAAATTGCTAAAAACCAGTTTGCTGATCTACAGAGCCTGACCCAAAGTAAAAATGATCTGTTGGCCCACAACAGTTTAAGTGCCGAAGCGAAAAAAGCGCTGGAGTATGGCATCAGCATGGGCGGCGCCCGGCCTAAATCTTCTGTGCAGGACGGCGATAGGTTGTATCTGGTTAAATTTAACAAAGCCGATGATTTGGTGAATATGGCCAGAGTTGAACACGCCACTTTAACACTGGCACAGCAGTTTGGGATTCGGGTGGCGCACAGCAAAGTGGTGCAAACTGGCTTTGAGGATGTTCTGCTGATCGAGCGTTTTGATCGCAGTGCCAGTCAGATCCACTCTCATTTTATCAGCGCTGAATCGTTGTTTTCTGAACAAAAAGTGTCGGAGCTGAGTTTAAAAATCAGCTATGGTTATCCGGCTTTGGCTGAAATTTTACGTCAGTACAGTATTGAGCCTTCAGACAGTGAAGAACTGTTTCGGCGCATGCTGTTTAATCTGCTGGTAGGCAATACAGACGATCATGGCCGCAACCATGCATTACTATTGGATTTGACCAGCAAACACTGGCGCTTGTCGCCAGCTTACGACATGGTGCCTGTGAATAATTCGCGCCAGCATGCAATGGGCTTAGGAGACTTTGGCCGTGCCGGTACAGTGGAAAACGCCTTAAGCCAATGCAGCCGTTTTGGTTTAAAGCTAAACAAAGCCAGGCAGATAGTGGCAGAAGCTGAACTGCTTATTCGAAGCTGGCCGCAGCATTTTAGCAAGGCTGGTGTTTCAGCTGCTGACATTGAAGTGTTAAAAGCTCTGATCCCACACTGATTGAGCTGCTGCAGTAGCACAATTTTCTGTTAGAATCGCCGTACTTTAGCGTCTGGCTTGATCTGCTAAAAGCTGCGCTTATGTTTTTAACTCAATGGACTTTGAATGATTAATTATTTTCGCATTTTGGGCGTAAAAGCCAGCGCCAATGAAGACGAGATTAAAAAAGCCTACAAGAGGTTATCCAATAAATATCATCCGGATAAGCTGCTTAATTTAACTGATGATGAAAAAGAGCAGGCAGGCGTCCAATTACAACGGGTAAAAGAAGCCTATGATGTATTGTCAGACGCTAAAAAACGCGCGGCTTTTATTAAAGATTTTAATAATGTGATAGTGCCGGACCCGACCGCAGCGATGAAAGAGCTGTGGGATAGTTATTACCCGTCCGTAAAAGGTTAAAACTTATGAGCAAAACATTCGACAAAAACCGTTTAGAAGCGTTAAAAACTGACGCTTACGAGAACATTGAATCTTATAACGATCCGGATACGCCAAAAGCGCTGGAAAAATTTACCGCCCAAATAAAAAGCATTTTGCAGGCAGACCCAAAGATGTTGCATTCGGTGCCTGAATATCTGCCTGTAGCTTTGTATGGCCGGGTAAAGTTCACCCCTGAAGCCAATCTGAAATGGGCAGCCTGGCTTTCCAAAAACACCATGCCTGTGTGGGACGAATTTAAAACCTCCGTGGCTTTTAATAATGCCGATTTACCGCTGGTAAAAACCATACGGGAATTTAACGAAGAGTTACTGATCGAAAGTTGTGCTGTGTTGTTTATGCTGAACAAGCACGTCGCTGCAGCGCCTGGTCCACGCGATCCGCGTGATGAAGACGACGAAGATACGGATGACTCTTCTTTTGGTCACAATGCGGATGATGATTACGAAGGTCAGGACGATGAAGAAGAAGGCTACGATGACCAATACGATGAAATCACCTTTAACAGGGAAGGCCGCTAATGAATAACCTGATTGAAATTGCCGTTGCGGAAATTAAAGAACTCGCCATTGTTGAGCCAAAACAAGCCAGCAAAAAGTTTGAGCTGATGGCCAACACCATGTCGGATGCGCAACTGGTTGAAGTGATTGAAAATATCGATATTGTGACCCTGACTCAAATTAACAGCCAGCACGATATTTCCTTCCCATCCATTATTTCCGAGCTGATGACACCGGAAAAAATCCGCGACATCGTCTGCCAGCAGCCGTTGTACTGGGAAGAGAAAATCAAAAACAATGCGGAAGATTTAAAGCAGCATACCTTTGATTTTTTAACTTACCTTATTCGTACTCAGGACAGCGAAACCAAGCAGGCTGAAATTCTTGAAGCTATTGCTGAAGACCCGGCAGGCCTGTTTTATTTGTCTATTCCTTTTATCGAGCTGTACCGCGGCGAAGTGGTTGAAGATGAAGACGAAGTGCACGATTTGTTGCACGAGGAAGAAGAAGATTTAGAAGAAGCCATCAGCTACACCGAACGTCATCTGAACGAAGAAGTGCATGGTTTAGGTTATGACGATCCGCGCAGCTTATTGGCCCTTATTCGCCAGCTGACTCCTGCTGTAGAGCAGGCGATTAAAAACCTGGTGCGTAACGAAAATTCAGGCTGGGAGCACATTATCAATAAGTTTGCTGCTGAGCTGGTGATGCAAGCTAAAGAGAAAAATCAGGCCACAGACGAATATGCTGAAGTGGATGATATGTTTAGTTTCCTCGATTAAGGCAAAGGATAAGTTATGCAGTTAGTGGTGCGGGATGCCAATCAGGGACCTTTTTTAACTAAGGTGCTGAATTACGCTAAAGCTGAGCAAAAACTTTCAGAAACACAGCTGGAACAACTGAAAAGCAAAGCTGTGCTGATGAGCCTGAAGTTTGCCGATAAGTTTTACAACAAATACAAAATGCATTTGTTGGAGCAAGCGGCCCACGACATTATTGGTGTGGCAAGTTTGGGTCTGGCAGAACTGTCAGATCATGATTTAGATAAAGCCTTAGCTTTGTTGATCAGCCCTGAGGGAATAGTTAAACCTTTTCAAAAAGGCTGGAGCATGTTGTCGCAGGTCAGCCAGCAAGTGCCCAATCGAAAATCGCTCTATGGCGAAGTAGAAGAGCAGTTGCTGCAGGACATCGCTAGTCCACCGGACATTGAAGAGTGGCACGGCGTGGCTGTATATCAGCATGCGCTGCGCGAATCACGTCGTCGTCAGGCCATCAGTGTGGTGAAACAAACCTATTTCTACCATACCCAGTTGGACCCGTTCGAGCACTTCAACCTGGAAGATATGTTGGCTGAAGTGGTGCTGTATCGCCTTTGTACCAAAGGTGGCAAGGTGAAACAGGATTTAAAGCAACGGTTACGCGATATCGAATTAGCCGATGAATGGTTTGACGTAACCTTTATCAAAGCTCATACCGATCAGGTGCTTAGCTTATTACCTGCTGGTTTTTCAGAAGCTGTGACTGTGGAGCTGGGAGAAAATTTCCATGCCGCTCTAGTGCGCACTTTGCAGTTTGCCAAAGGCTATAAAAAGCTGTTGGCAGAAAATGCATCACCAGAGCGTCGTGATGCGTATGAGCATAAGCAGGGCATGCTAAACCCTCTGTTAGGCTGGCCTCAATATATCGAAATGTAATCCCCGTTGTACTTTGAAGCTGCAGCTTTGTTGGCTGCCTGATTTTACTTTAAAAGCTTCGCCCCAGTCGCATAGGCAACTATGCTCCTGGGGTCTCAATCCCTTGCCGCCTCGCTGCAACATCAATTACTTAGGGGCAAGCCCGTTGTACTTGAGGCTTCAGTAACGGGCGGGTGCCGTAGGGGCCGCGGCTCGTCCCGGCCCGTCCATCTGTACCGTGGTGTTTTGCGATACAACACCGCGGTATCGTCAAGACGGGTGGGGACAAGCCCCACCCCTACGTCCCGTGCCTACGATTTAGGGCAATGCTGCTGTACTGCTTTCCACCAAATCACATGGCGTTTTAGCTCTGCTTTTAATTTTGTATTGGGCACTTCGAAGCGTTGCTGAATAGGCTGAGCCAGAGCTGTATCCTGATATAGCTGCTCTAACAGCGGATACAACTGCTGATAAGCACCATCCAGCTGCGCCAGATACAGCTGTACTTTGCCGATAAAATACTGCAGCAAAATGGTATTCAAAATCTCTGCTTTATCTGTGGGTTTACCGACAGGGCATAGGACTTTTAAATCAAGCTGTTCTAACTGTTGATTTAAACTGTGCAGCCAGTTTTGGCTAAAGCGTAGGCTTTGTTGCAACTGGCTTAGCGTATTGGCTTTGTATAAAACTTCTAACGCTTGTTCGGGATTGATGCTACTTGCCTGCTGCCAGTTTTGCTGAGCAATACTTTGTTGCAGCGCAAGCAAGGAATGTAAGGCTTGCATTGTTTCAGCCACGCCAGCGGCTGAGTCTGGTTCTGACAAACTGCGGTAGGGGTGTAGTTGTTGACGTAAAGTCTCATCTTGCTGCAAAAAATTTTGCCAATGTTTATCAATTTGTCTGGCTTTGTCAGAGGCAATAACAGCAAGTTTTTGCTGCAAGTCGGGTGCTATATCAGGGTTAGTTAAACAAGGGTGCACTTGCTTTAGAAACGCCAGTTCGTACTTTAAACGCTGACTTGGCGGCATGACCTTACCCAGACTGCTATTACGCTCGCCCAGCAATAAATCCAGACCACAAGAGCGGGTTGCTACTAACTCAACCAGACTAATGCTGGTTTCTGCTATATCGGCTCTGGTTGCTGTGATGGAAGGAAGTGGCTTTAAATCAAGCGGGGCTGGGTCTTGTAGCTCTAGAGCCAAAGTACGACCAAGCCGTTTGGCATAGTCGTCCATCAGGGATTGAGCCGGATCACTGCAGCCAGTAACCACAAAAACAACAGCAATCAAGCTCAGTAGTTTAGTGAGATGATGCAGCCTGTTGCTGCTGTATAATTTTGCCATCTTCTAATCGCCTGATTTGGTTTTTCAGAATAAGCGCCAACATCACAGCAGCGCAGGATAAACCGACAATAATACCAATCCAAAAGCCATGAGCGCCCATCTTAGGCAAAATCCAGTCGGTTAAACCTAATACAGTGCCTAAACCAAAACCGATCGGCCAATAGGCAATAAAGGTGATAAAAAAGATAGGTTTGGTATGTTTTAAGCCACGTAAGGCACAAGCTGACACCACCTGTATCGCATCAGAGATCTGGTAAAAGCAGGCCAAGACTAAAATAGAGGTCGCAACAGCTAATACCGCAGGATCGGCAGAGTAGAGTGATGCCACTAAAAAACGACCAAAATAAGTCACCAGTGCTATGCCAACCGCCATCATCATCGCCAATTGTACTGCGGTTGATACGGCTTTTTTCAGCTCCTGTACATCGTTACTGCCAACCAGATGACCGACCCGTATGGTCGTTGCCATACCCATACTCATAGGCAACATAAAGACCAGAGCGCTGTAGTTATTCGCAATTTGATGACCGGCCACCACTATAGGGCCTAAGTGCACAATCATCAGCGGGATAGAAGAGAACAAAGTCACTTCAAAAAACAGCGAAAAGGCGATGGGCGTGCCTATAGCGATGATATGCCATAAATCTTTGCTGTTGGGTTTCAGGTTGTCTGGCTTCTTCATATAAAGCGCTGTGCTACGGCTTCTGAAGGCATAAATAGTGATGGCTATAAACATCGCCAGAAACACCAAAGAAGTCGCTACACCGCAACCTGCGCCACCTAAAGCCGGCATACCCAGCTTGCCGTAAATAAACACATAGTTGGCAGGAATATTTACCAGAATACCGACAAAAGCTATCCACATGGTGGCTTTGGTATTGCCTATACCTTCAAACAGGTTACGGAAGATCATGTAACCAGCGGCCGGATAAACGCCGTAACTGACATACACCAGATAATCGACTGCTTTGGCACGCAGGTTGTCTTCCATCGACAAATACTGCAGTGGCAGGTGAATATACTGCATAGCTATCACTATGACAGTCGCCAGTACCATCGCCAGATAAAAACCCTGTAGCGCATTATGCGGAATAGCCTTATGGTTTTTCGCGCCATAGAGCTGAGAAATAATAGGAGTCAGTGCCAGTAATAGCCCCTGTAAGGTCAGAATAATAGGCAGCCAAATGGCGGAAGCCACAGCAATAGCGGCCATATCCAGTGCACTAACGCGACCTGCCATAATAGTATCGATGACAAACATCATGGTTTGGGTCAGCTGAGCCAGCATAATAGGGCCAGATAACTTCAGAATGGTTTTTGCTTCAAAGCGGGAAAAAGGTAACATAACAACTCTTGTCAGACAGGCGAAAAAACGCCGTAAAGATAGCACAGCAGAGGTTTTATGTTTACAGGAATAGTGCAGGCAAAAGTTAAAGTCAGTGAAATCGGCGACCAGGAGCAGTTTCGTCGCCTAACTCTTGCAGTACCTGTGCAGTTATTACAAAACCTGGAACGGGGCGCCAGCATCTCTATTAACGGCACTTGTTTAACTGCCACCGATTTCAGTCTGATGGAGCCTTTAGGCTGTGTTAGTTTTGATGTGATTGACGAAACTTTAGCTAAAACCAACCTAGGCGCTTTAAGCACTGGCTCATTAGTCAACTTCGAACGCTCTTTAACTTTTGGCCGTGAAATTGGTGGGCATTTGGTGTCAGGCCATGTGCACGGTACAGCCACTATTTTAGCTGTCAGCCAAACAGGTGCGAATTGGCGGGTGGATATAGAGCTAAAGCCAGAGTTTAAAAACTATGTGCTCAGCAAAGGTTTTATCAGCATTGACGGTATCAGCCTGACCGTAGGCGAAGTGACAGCAGAGAGTTTTAGCCTGCATTTAATACCAGAAACGCTCACCGTGACTACTTTAGGCCAACGCAAAGTGGGTGACAGAGTGAATATCGAACTGGATCAGCAAACAGTCACCATAGTGGATACGGTAGAACGGGTGCTTGCTGCCAGAAATGCCTGATATGGCTAATAATACTGCTCGTCTTCAGCGTCGATAAACACTTGCACTTTATTATGCAGCTCATCTTTATGAGTCTGCACATGAATTGGGTTGCAGCAATTGCTGCAATCTTCAATGTCGTCCTGATCTTCACCGCTGATATCCAGGGTGATATGAGTGGGGTGACCACAGAAAGGGCAAAGAATAGTTTTATGCAGTATGTCCATAGATCCTCCGTTTACCAACACCTGTTGCAGCAAGCACTGGCGACTGAATATCTGCGGGTCCTTCCCTTTAAAGCTCCTGATAAGTTGTAGTGTAGGCCTTAATACTGTATCAGGCGAAAAAATTGCCTGCTTTATACAGCTATTGGCTTGGTTGTTGCCGATAAAGCGCCGTATCGGTTATGATGCAGCCGCTTTTTGTTAAAAACAGTCCCAACTACGTGTTGAGCTGTTTTGTTCTACCGCTCGTAAGGTTGAACCGCAAAAAACATACCCTTAATTTAAATTGAATCAACATGTGACCCTTGGTACGGGCCACCACTGTGAGGACTTATCATGCCAGTTATTACTTTACCTGACGGTAGTCAGCGTTCATTTGACGCCCCTTTATCTGTATTAGACGTTGCCAAAGACATAGGCCCGGGTCTGGCGAAAGCCACCATTGCAGGCAAAATCAATGGTCAATTGGTAGACGCTTGTGAGCTGATCACTGAAGACGCTTCATTAAGCATTGTCACCGCCAAAGATCAGGAAGGCCTGGAAATTATCCGCCACTCCTGTGCTCACTTGTTAGGTCATGCTATTAAGCAGTTGTGGCCAAATACCAAAATGGCGATTGGCCCTGTCATCGACAACGGCTTTTATTATGACGTAGATTTAGACCGTCCAATCAGCAGCGATGATTTAGCGCAACTTGAAGAGCGTATGCTGCAACTGGCCAAAACCGAATATGACGTAGTGAAGAAAAAAGTAAGCTGGCAACAAGCTTATGACACCTTCGCTGCGCGTGGCGAAAGCTACAAAATGGAAATCCTGGATCAGAACATCGCCAAAGATGACCAGCCAGGTTTATACCACCACGAAGAATACATCGACATGTGTCGTGGCCCACACGTGCCAAATATGCGGTTCTGCCAGCACTTTAAAGTGATGAAAGTGGCCGGTGCTTACTGGCGTGGTGATGCAAAAAATAAAATGCTGCAACGTATTTACGGCACAGCCTGGGCAGATAAAAAGCAATTAGCAGCTTATTTACTGCAACTGGAAGAAGCGGAAAAACGCGATCACCGTAAAATTGGTAAAGCCTTAGGTTTATTCCACTGGCAGGAAGAAGCACCTGGCATGGTGTTCTGGCACAACGACGGCTGGACCATCTTCCGCGAGCTGGAAACTTTTGTCCGTGAAAAGCTGAGCCAATACGATTATGAGGAAGTCAAAGGTCCATTTATGATGGACAAAGTGCTGTGGGAGAAATCCGGTCACTGGGAAAAATATTCAGACAATATGTTTGTCACCAGTTCTGAAAACCGTGATTACGCCATCAAGCCAATGAACTGTCCTGGCCATGTCCAGATTTTTAATCAGGGCTTAAAGTCGTACCGCGATTTACCGCTGCGGATGGCTGAGTTTGGTTGCTGTCACAGGAACGAGCCATCAGGTGGTTTACACGGCCTGATGCGGGTGCGCGGTTTTACTCAGGATGACGCTCATATCTTCTGTACTGAAGATCAGGTGCAGGCTGAAGTATCGGCTTGTATAAAAATGGTCTTCGACGTCTACAGTACTTTTGGTTTTAAAGACGTGCAGGTGAAATTATCCACTCGCCCGGAAAAACGCATTGGTACTGACGAAATGTGGCACCGTGCTGAGCAGGGTTTAGCAGAAGCTTTGGATGCCAACGGCATAGCCTACGACCTGCAACCTGGTGAAGGTGCGTTTTATGGCCCTAAAATTGAATTTACTTTACACGATTGCTTAGGCCGTGCCTGGCAATGTGGTACAGTGCAGCTCGATTTCGCTTTACCTGGTCGTTTAGGTGCAAGTTTTGTTGCTGAAGGCAACGACAGACAAGTGCCAGTGATGATCCACCGTGCGATTTTGGGCTCGCTGGAGCGTTTTATCGGCATTCTGATTGAAGAATATGCAGGCTTTTTCCCAGCCTGGTTGGCCCCAACTCAGGTTGTGGTGATGAATATTACCGATAATCAGGCCGAATATGTGCAGGATTTAGTAAAAACTTTCAAATCTCATGGTATTAGAGCTATTTCTGACTTGAGAAATGAGAAGATAGGCTTTAAAATCCGCGAGCACACGCTACAGCGTGTTCCTTATTTAGTGGTAGTCGGTGACAAAGAAGTTGAAGCCGGTGATATCGCGTTAAGAACACGGAAGGGCGAAGACCTCGGAAAAATGAGTGTAAGCGACTTTGTAACCAAGTTGACCACTGAAATTAAAAACCGGGTCTAATTATTTTCACTCTTGGAGGAACATACTATTAAAGTAGGAAAGAAAACTTTACCGGCGAACAGACCAAACCGTATTAACGAAGAAATCAACGTTAAAGAAGTACGCTTGTTAGGTCTGGAAGGTGAGCAATTAGGTGTAGTAAACACTTCAGAAGCTATTCGTTTAGCAGAAGAAGCAGGCGCTGACTTGGTAGAGATTAGCCCAACCGCTGAACCACCTGTTTGTAAGTTGATGGACTATGGTAAGTTCCTGTTTGAGAAAGGCAAAGCTGCTAAAGAGCAGAAGAAAAAGCAAAAACAGATCCAGATTAAGGAAATAAAATTCCGTCCTGGAACTGATGAAGGCGATTACCAGGTAAAACTACGCAACCTGCGTCGCTTCATTGAAGAGGGTGACAAAGCTAAAGTAACGCTCCGCTACCGTGGTCGTGAAATGGCGCATCTGGACATCGGTATTGAGATGCTTAACCGGATTAAAGAAGATATGGCAGATATCGCTATCTGTGAATCTTTCCCAAGCCGTGTTGAGGGTCGTCAGATGATCATGATGCTGGCCCCAAATAAGAAGTAATAAGAGCTTTCAAGCATAAGATACGCCGCTTGAATAAAGCGGCGTTTTTTATCGCCTTATTATTCGTTGTAATCTAAACAATGCGAGTTATTTAACTATGCCAAAGATGAAAACCAACAAAGGTGCTGCAAAGCGCTTTAAAAAAACCGGCTCAGGCGGTTTTAAACGTAAGCAATCACATCTTCGCCACATTTTGACGAAGAAGTCTTCTAAGCGTAAGCGTCAGTTAGGTCCAAAAACGTTAGTTGCAAAAGTTGACGTGGCTGGTATCGCTCGTTGTCTGCCATACGCATAATATTAGGAGATTTTAAATGCCAAGAGTAAAACGTGGTGTGACAGCTCGCGCTCGTCACAAGAAGGTGTTAAACCAGGCTAAAGGTTACTACGGTGCCCGCAGTCGTGTTTATCGTGTCGCTTTCCAGGCAGTTATTAAAGCTGGCCAATACGCTTACCGCGACCGTCGTCAACGTAAACGTCAATTCCGTCAACTGTGGATCGCGCGTAT
Protein-coding sequences here:
- a CDS encoding chemotaxis protein CheV, producing MTSLMNSVDQRTNIVGQNRLELLMFRLHGPQPYGINVFKVREVIRCPELSELPGANPHVRGIAHLRGVPVTVIDLSQATGGKPISDLSNAFILVTEYNRNTQGFLVGGVDRIVNVNWEQILPPPHGAGRTHYLTAVTEVDKKLVQIIDVEKVFSEISPVDETVSESVKEKAKNADFKDLTVLVADDSAVARNQVKRALSTIGINVETVNDGRLALNWLEAKAQELGGDISGKVPLIISDIEMPEMDGYTLTAEVKANEHLRHVHIILHSSLSGVFNEAMVKKVGADQFIAKFHPDELVSAVQQWMNS
- a CDS encoding helix-turn-helix domain-containing protein, whose amino-acid sequence is MMHNSIDLLLKQWGTLIQSCRAERESQSQFAKRLGVGRSTVSALENGSAQVAVGTYLQAMLVLGLAGSFGDWLSQQEQDQQRQRFRHPVQRLDNDF
- a CDS encoding type II toxin-antitoxin system HipA family toxin, with the protein product MISDPLNPRCYVFVEGLQADAVICAVFELDLASGTGYFRYGKSWLERPDAFPLDPLHLPLSEQEFICRLPKAVFGVLSDAAPDSWGRKLMLSLHSTKPQHEVDFLLAGSGEGVGALAFSLSRHQAKKKIAKNQFADLQSLTQSKNDLLAHNSLSAEAKKALEYGISMGGARPKSSVQDGDRLYLVKFNKADDLVNMARVEHATLTLAQQFGIRVAHSKVVQTGFEDVLLIERFDRSASQIHSHFISAESLFSEQKVSELSLKISYGYPALAEILRQYSIEPSDSEELFRRMLFNLLVGNTDDHGRNHALLLDLTSKHWRLSPAYDMVPVNNSRQHAMGLGDFGRAGTVENALSQCSRFGLKLNKARQIVAEAELLIRSWPQHFSKAGVSAADIEVLKALIPH
- the atcJ gene encoding cold adaptation protein ActJcold adaptation protein ActJ yields the protein MINYFRILGVKASANEDEIKKAYKRLSNKYHPDKLLNLTDDEKEQAGVQLQRVKEAYDVLSDAKKRAAFIKDFNNVIVPDPTAAMKELWDSYYPSVKG
- the atcA gene encoding cold adaptation protein AtcA, which codes for MSKTFDKNRLEALKTDAYENIESYNDPDTPKALEKFTAQIKSILQADPKMLHSVPEYLPVALYGRVKFTPEANLKWAAWLSKNTMPVWDEFKTSVAFNNADLPLVKTIREFNEELLIESCAVLFMLNKHVAAAPGPRDPRDEDDEDTDDSSFGHNADDDYEGQDDEEEGYDDQYDEITFNREGR
- the atcB gene encoding cold adaptation protein AtcB, which encodes MNNLIEIAVAEIKELAIVEPKQASKKFELMANTMSDAQLVEVIENIDIVTLTQINSQHDISFPSIISELMTPEKIRDIVCQQPLYWEEKIKNNAEDLKQHTFDFLTYLIRTQDSETKQAEILEAIAEDPAGLFYLSIPFIELYRGEVVEDEDEVHDLLHEEEEDLEEAISYTERHLNEEVHGLGYDDPRSLLALIRQLTPAVEQAIKNLVRNENSGWEHIINKFAAELVMQAKEKNQATDEYAEVDDMFSFLD
- the atcC gene encoding cold adaptation protein AtcC, yielding MQLVVRDANQGPFLTKVLNYAKAEQKLSETQLEQLKSKAVLMSLKFADKFYNKYKMHLLEQAAHDIIGVASLGLAELSDHDLDKALALLISPEGIVKPFQKGWSMLSQVSQQVPNRKSLYGEVEEQLLQDIASPPDIEEWHGVAVYQHALRESRRRQAISVVKQTYFYHTQLDPFEHFNLEDMLAEVVLYRLCTKGGKVKQDLKQRLRDIELADEWFDVTFIKAHTDQVLSLLPAGFSEAVTVELGENFHAALVRTLQFAKGYKKLLAENASPERRDAYEHKQGMLNPLLGWPQYIEM
- a CDS encoding DUF3080 family protein; the protein is MAKLYSSNRLHHLTKLLSLIAVVFVVTGCSDPAQSLMDDYAKRLGRTLALELQDPAPLDLKPLPSITATRADIAETSISLVELVATRSCGLDLLLGERNSSLGKVMPPSQRLKYELAFLKQVHPCLTNPDIAPDLQQKLAVIASDKARQIDKHWQNFLQQDETLRQQLHPYRSLSEPDSAAGVAETMQALHSLLALQQSIAQQNWQQASSINPEQALEVLYKANTLSQLQQSLRFSQNWLHSLNQQLEQLDLKVLCPVGKPTDKAEILNTILLQYFIGKVQLYLAQLDGAYQQLYPLLEQLYQDTALAQPIQQRFEVPNTKLKAELKRHVIWWKAVQQHCPKS
- a CDS encoding MATE family efflux transporter — protein: MLPFSRFEAKTILKLSGPIMLAQLTQTMMFVIDTIMAGRVSALDMAAIAVASAIWLPIILTLQGLLLALTPIISQLYGAKNHKAIPHNALQGFYLAMVLATVIVIAMQYIHLPLQYLSMEDNLRAKAVDYLVYVSYGVYPAAGYMIFRNLFEGIGNTKATMWIAFVGILVNIPANYVFIYGKLGMPALGGAGCGVATSLVFLAMFIAITIYAFRSRSTALYMKKPDNLKPNSKDLWHIIAIGTPIAFSLFFEVTLFSSIPLMIVHLGPIVVAGHQIANNYSALVFMLPMSMGMATTIRVGHLVGSNDVQELKKAVSTAVQLAMMMAVGIALVTYFGRFLVASLYSADPAVLAVATSILVLACFYQISDAIQVVSACALRGLKHTKPIFFITFIAYWPIGFGLGTVLGLTDWILPKMGAHGFWIGIIVGLSCAAVMLALILKNQIRRLEDGKIIQQQQAASSH
- a CDS encoding riboflavin synthase subunit alpha; the encoded protein is MFTGIVQAKVKVSEIGDQEQFRRLTLAVPVQLLQNLERGASISINGTCLTATDFSLMEPLGCVSFDVIDETLAKTNLGALSTGSLVNFERSLTFGREIGGHLVSGHVHGTATILAVSQTGANWRVDIELKPEFKNYVLSKGFISIDGISLTVGEVTAESFSLHLIPETLTVTTLGQRKVGDRVNIELDQQTVTIVDTVERVLAARNA
- a CDS encoding CPXCG motif-containing cysteine-rich protein, whose protein sequence is MDILHKTILCPFCGHPTHITLDISGEDQDDIEDCSNCCNPIHVQTHKDELHNKVQVFIDAEDEQYY